Genomic DNA from Rhodothermales bacterium:
GGCACAGGTGGCGAATGCCGCGAACGTGGAGTACCACGCGCGCATTATCGCCGAGAAGAGCCTGCTCAGGCAGATGATCACCACACTCGGTGATCTGATCGGCAAGGCGTACGAGCCCGGCTCTGACGCCTTCGAACTGCTGGATGCCGCCGAGGGCGACATCTTCCGCATCTCGGAGTCGAATCTGAGGCGCGCGGCCACATCCATGAAGGACGTGCTCAAGGATACGCTCACCCGCCTCGAGTCCATTCACGGACGCGAGGGCGGCGTGACCGGAGTGCCGAGCGGGTTCTCAAAGCTGGATCAGATGACCTCCGGCTGGCAGAAGTCGGATCTGATCATCCTGGCGGCCCGCCCATCGATGGGCAAAACCGCATTCTCGCTGTCCTGCGCACGAAATGCTGCCCTGCATCCCAAGATGCCGGTCGGCGTGGCCATCTTCAGCCTGGAGATGAGCGCGCAGCAGCTGGCGCAGCGCATGCTGACGTCAGAAGCCAGGGTGGATGCCCAGGCGGCCCGCACCGGTCGGCTGCGGGACGATGATTGGCCGCGCATGGCGCGAGCCGCCGGTCGACTGTCCGAGGCACCGATATTTATTGACGACACGCCGGGCCTCTCGGTGCTCGAGCTTCGAGCCAAGTGTCGCCGCTTGAAGGCCGAGCACGACATCGGCCTCATCATCGTGGATTACCTGCAGCTCATGCACGGGACCACGACGAACAAGAATGCCAACCGCGAGCAGGAAATCGCGCACATCTCGCGGTCGCTGAAGGCGCTGGCAAAGGAGCTGGACGTGCCGGTGATCGCGCTGTCGCAGCTGAGTCGTGCCGTGGAGACGCGTGGCGGGGACAAGCGGCCGCAGCTGTCAGACCTGAGGGAATCGGGTTGCCTTACGGGTGAGAGTCTGGTGGCAATGGCCGATACCGGCGAACGGATACCGATCCGCGAACTGGCTGGCAAGTCCGGGTTCAGAGTCTGGGCGGTCGATGAGCCCTCCGGAAAGCTGGTCAAGTCGGTGGTCAGCAACGCGTTCTCAACCGGGACCAAGCCGGTCCTGAAGCTGAGAACCAAACTTGGAAAGACGATTCGGGCGACGGGCAATCACAAGTTTCTGACCATCGAGGGCTGGAAGCGGCTGGATGAGCTGGGGGGTGGGGACCTGCTGGCCATTCCGAGCATCGAGTTTCTGCAGCACGCGACGCTACTACAGCTGGCAGGAGCTGCGAGCAACGACCCCGACCAGCCAGCGCGACTTCACCGCGATGTCGATTGGGACCAAATCCAATCGATCGAACCGGACGGCGTTGAGCAAGTGTTCGACCTGACGGTTCCGGGTCCGCACAACTTCGTCGCGAACGATATCGTGGTCCACAATTCCATCGAGCAAGACGCCGATATCGTCGGCTTCATATACCGCGCCGAGCGCTACGGCATTACGGTAGACGAAAACGGCAACTCCACCGAAGGCATGGCCGAGATCATCATCGGCAAGCAGCGTAACGGGCCGATTGGAGATATCCGCCTGGCATTCGTCCACCAGTTTGCCCGGTTCGAGAATCTGAACTCGTATTACCAGGGTGTGCCTGGAGGCGGCCTTCCGGGAGACGAGCCCATGGGTGGAGACGGATCACCCGGCGGCGCAGGCTACGACGAGCCGCCGCCGTTCTAGCATCTCGCGCCGACGCCCGCCGGGCCGCACGCCCGGCACCCGGCCCGCTCGCCCGTCAGGCGTCCGAAGCTTTCGGCGTCGCCCGTAGCTCCACCGGTTCGAGCTTCGACTTCTTCATGCGCAGATTGAGCATCTCCACGAAC
This window encodes:
- the dnaB gene encoding replicative DNA helicase — protein: MMPPDPMLPVPRKGPEGRIPPQAVEVEQAVLGAMLIDPDAIPRAIEIIEPGAFYTDRHNKIYQAVLSLFERTNPVDIITVTDELKRREELEAVGGAYYITELTAQVANAANVEYHARIIAEKSLLRQMITTLGDLIGKAYEPGSDAFELLDAAEGDIFRISESNLRRAATSMKDVLKDTLTRLESIHGREGGVTGVPSGFSKLDQMTSGWQKSDLIILAARPSMGKTAFSLSCARNAALHPKMPVGVAIFSLEMSAQQLAQRMLTSEARVDAQAARTGRLRDDDWPRMARAAGRLSEAPIFIDDTPGLSVLELRAKCRRLKAEHDIGLIIVDYLQLMHGTTTNKNANREQEIAHISRSLKALAKELDVPVIALSQLSRAVETRGGDKRPQLSDLRESGCLTGESLVAMADTGERIPIRELAGKSGFRVWAVDEPSGKLVKSVVSNAFSTGTKPVLKLRTKLGKTIRATGNHKFLTIEGWKRLDELGGGDLLAIPSIEFLQHATLLQLAGAASNDPDQPARLHRDVDWDQIQSIEPDGVEQVFDLTVPGPHNFVANDIVVHNSIEQDADIVGFIYRAERYGITVDENGNSTEGMAEIIIGKQRNGPIGDIRLAFVHQFARFENLNSYYQGVPGGGLPGDEPMGGDGSPGGAGYDEPPPF